In one window of Denticeps clupeoides chromosome 2, fDenClu1.1, whole genome shotgun sequence DNA:
- the cpa6 gene encoding carboxypeptidase A6 isoform X2, with protein sequence MRFVFILFVSVPCHPPSALWTSTQTSTGRSRICWCSTFFCHCCSWFCRCCMISRTSFCLSVNHYCCFVEFDRTFLRFHSDQVVRISPESPHQVQMVQNLLQTLKVDLWQPSSVALIQHGSSVDVHVGRSSTQQLKTHLHQEDIYYTVLISDLQAEVEKQTQSGSSRGRRSEVQYDYDVYHSLDEIQSWMMMMNRTHTQLVEMFSVGTSYEGRPLYVLQVGGMRRRPSKPAVWMDCGVHAREWIGPAFCQWFVKEALNSYHYDPVMRRLMNQFNFFIMPVFNVDGYHYSWTTDRFWRKTRSRSPKFHCRGADANRNWKVRWCEDGASPHPCDETYCGSGPESEPEVRAVAAFLRRHRKRVKAYISIHAYAQMILYPYSYKATPIPKLSCVDSAARRAAMAIYSAYGVRYRYGPASSTLYVSSGSSMDWAYKNGISYAFAFELRDTGYFGFLLPESLIRPTCTETTRAVRAIASSLLKKCR encoded by the exons ATGCGGTTTgtcttcattttatttgtctctgTCCCCTGTCACCCACCCTCTGCTCTCTGGACCTCCACCCAAACCTCCACAGGAAGAAGTAGGATTTGCTGGTGCTCCACCTTCTTCTGTCACTGCTGTTCTTGGTTTTGTAGATGTTGTATGATCTCCAGAActtccttctgtctctctgtgaacCACTACTGCTGTTTTGTGGAATTTGACAGAACTTTCCTGCGATTTCACAGTGATCAGGTGGTCAGAATATCACCAGAATCCCCACACCAGGTCCAGATGGTCCAGAATCTTCTCCAGACTCTCAAG GTGGATCTTTGGCAGCCAAGCAGTGTTGCTCTGATCCAGCATGGCAGTTCAGTGGACGTACACGTGGGGCGGAGCTCCACTCAGCAGCTGAAGACGCATCTACATCAGGAAGACATCTATTATAC GGTGCTCATCTCCGATCTCCAGGCCGAAGTGGAGAAGCAGACACAAAGTGGCTCCAGCAGGGGGCGGCGGTCAGAGGTGCAGTACGACTACGACGTGTATCACTCGCTGGATGAG ATCCAGAgctggatgatgatgatgaacagaACCCATACCCAGCTGGTGGAGATGTTCTCGGTGGGGACGTCATATGAAGGACGTCCTCTCTATGTGCTCCAGGTAGGAG gaaTGAGAAGGCGGCCCAGCAAGCCAGCAGTGTGGATGGACTGTGGGGTTCACGCCCGGGAGTGGATCGGCCCGGCATTCTGCCAGTGGTTTGTTAAAGAA GCACTAAACTCGTATCACTACGACCCTGTGATGAGACGCCTGATGAACCAGTTCAACTTCTTCATCATGCCCGTCTTCAACGTGGACGGTTACCACTACAGCTGGACGACG GACCGCTTCTGGAGGAAAACCCGCTCCAGGAGCCCCAAATTTCACTGTCGGGGAGCTGACGCCAACAGGAACTGGAAGGTCCGGTGGTGCG AAGACGGCGCCTCCCCTCACCCCTGCGATGAAACGTACTGCGGCTCCGGCCCCGAGTCGGAGCCGGAGGTCCGAGCCGTGGCGGCGTTCCTGCGCAGACACAGGAAGCGCGTGAAGGCGTACATCTCCATCCACGCCTACGCGCAGATGATCCTCTACCCGTACTCCTACAAGGCCACGCCCATCCCCAAGCTCAGCTGCGTG GACTCGGCTGCCCGCCGCGCCGCGATGGCGATCTACTCGGCGTACGGTGTGAGGTACCGATACGGACCAGCCTCCAGCACGCTGT ATGTGAGCTCTGGCAGCTCCATGGACTGGGCCTACAAGAACGGAATCTCGTACGCGTTCGCCTTCGAGCTGCGGGACACCGGCTACTTCGGGTTCCTCCTGCCGGAGTCTCTGATCCGGCCCACCTGCACGGAGACCACCAGGGCGGTGAGGGCCATCGCCTCCAGCCTGCTGAAGAAGTGCCGCTGA
- the cpa6 gene encoding carboxypeptidase A6 isoform X5, with protein MISRTSFCLSVNHYCCFVEFDRTFLRFHSDQVVRISPESPHQVQMVQNLLQTLKQVDLWQPSSVALIQHGSSVDVHVGRSSTQQLKTHLHQEDIYYTVLISDLQAEVEKQTQSGSSRGRRSEVQYDYDVYHSLDEIQSWMMMMNRTHTQLVEMFSVGTSYEGRPLYVLQVGGMRRRPSKPAVWMDCGVHAREWIGPAFCQWFVKEALNSYHYDPVMRRLMNQFNFFIMPVFNVDGYHYSWTTDRFWRKTRSRSPKFHCRGADANRNWKVRWCEDGASPHPCDETYCGSGPESEPEVRAVAAFLRRHRKRVKAYISIHAYAQMILYPYSYKATPIPKLSCVDSAARRAAMAIYSAYGVRYRYGPASSTLYVSSGSSMDWAYKNGISYAFAFELRDTGYFGFLLPESLIRPTCTETTRAVRAIASSLLKKCR; from the exons ATGATCTCCAGAActtccttctgtctctctgtgaacCACTACTGCTGTTTTGTGGAATTTGACAGAACTTTCCTGCGATTTCACAGTGATCAGGTGGTCAGAATATCACCAGAATCCCCACACCAGGTCCAGATGGTCCAGAATCTTCTCCAGACTCTCAAG CAGGTGGATCTTTGGCAGCCAAGCAGTGTTGCTCTGATCCAGCATGGCAGTTCAGTGGACGTACACGTGGGGCGGAGCTCCACTCAGCAGCTGAAGACGCATCTACATCAGGAAGACATCTATTATAC GGTGCTCATCTCCGATCTCCAGGCCGAAGTGGAGAAGCAGACACAAAGTGGCTCCAGCAGGGGGCGGCGGTCAGAGGTGCAGTACGACTACGACGTGTATCACTCGCTGGATGAG ATCCAGAgctggatgatgatgatgaacagaACCCATACCCAGCTGGTGGAGATGTTCTCGGTGGGGACGTCATATGAAGGACGTCCTCTCTATGTGCTCCAGGTAGGAG gaaTGAGAAGGCGGCCCAGCAAGCCAGCAGTGTGGATGGACTGTGGGGTTCACGCCCGGGAGTGGATCGGCCCGGCATTCTGCCAGTGGTTTGTTAAAGAA GCACTAAACTCGTATCACTACGACCCTGTGATGAGACGCCTGATGAACCAGTTCAACTTCTTCATCATGCCCGTCTTCAACGTGGACGGTTACCACTACAGCTGGACGACG GACCGCTTCTGGAGGAAAACCCGCTCCAGGAGCCCCAAATTTCACTGTCGGGGAGCTGACGCCAACAGGAACTGGAAGGTCCGGTGGTGCG AAGACGGCGCCTCCCCTCACCCCTGCGATGAAACGTACTGCGGCTCCGGCCCCGAGTCGGAGCCGGAGGTCCGAGCCGTGGCGGCGTTCCTGCGCAGACACAGGAAGCGCGTGAAGGCGTACATCTCCATCCACGCCTACGCGCAGATGATCCTCTACCCGTACTCCTACAAGGCCACGCCCATCCCCAAGCTCAGCTGCGTG GACTCGGCTGCCCGCCGCGCCGCGATGGCGATCTACTCGGCGTACGGTGTGAGGTACCGATACGGACCAGCCTCCAGCACGCTGT ATGTGAGCTCTGGCAGCTCCATGGACTGGGCCTACAAGAACGGAATCTCGTACGCGTTCGCCTTCGAGCTGCGGGACACCGGCTACTTCGGGTTCCTCCTGCCGGAGTCTCTGATCCGGCCCACCTGCACGGAGACCACCAGGGCGGTGAGGGCCATCGCCTCCAGCCTGCTGAAGAAGTGCCGCTGA
- the cpa6 gene encoding carboxypeptidase A6 isoform X8 has translation MVQNLLQTLKQVDLWQPSSVALIQHGSSVDVHVGRSSTQQLKTHLHQEDIYYTVLISDLQAEVEKQTQSGSSRGRRSEVQYDYDVYHSLDEIQSWMMMMNRTHTQLVEMFSVGTSYEGRPLYVLQVGGMRRRPSKPAVWMDCGVHAREWIGPAFCQWFVKEALNSYHYDPVMRRLMNQFNFFIMPVFNVDGYHYSWTTDRFWRKTRSRSPKFHCRGADANRNWKVRWCEDGASPHPCDETYCGSGPESEPEVRAVAAFLRRHRKRVKAYISIHAYAQMILYPYSYKATPIPKLSCVDSAARRAAMAIYSAYGVRYRYGPASSTLYVSSGSSMDWAYKNGISYAFAFELRDTGYFGFLLPESLIRPTCTETTRAVRAIASSLLKKCR, from the exons ATGGTCCAGAATCTTCTCCAGACTCTCAAG CAGGTGGATCTTTGGCAGCCAAGCAGTGTTGCTCTGATCCAGCATGGCAGTTCAGTGGACGTACACGTGGGGCGGAGCTCCACTCAGCAGCTGAAGACGCATCTACATCAGGAAGACATCTATTATAC GGTGCTCATCTCCGATCTCCAGGCCGAAGTGGAGAAGCAGACACAAAGTGGCTCCAGCAGGGGGCGGCGGTCAGAGGTGCAGTACGACTACGACGTGTATCACTCGCTGGATGAG ATCCAGAgctggatgatgatgatgaacagaACCCATACCCAGCTGGTGGAGATGTTCTCGGTGGGGACGTCATATGAAGGACGTCCTCTCTATGTGCTCCAGGTAGGAG gaaTGAGAAGGCGGCCCAGCAAGCCAGCAGTGTGGATGGACTGTGGGGTTCACGCCCGGGAGTGGATCGGCCCGGCATTCTGCCAGTGGTTTGTTAAAGAA GCACTAAACTCGTATCACTACGACCCTGTGATGAGACGCCTGATGAACCAGTTCAACTTCTTCATCATGCCCGTCTTCAACGTGGACGGTTACCACTACAGCTGGACGACG GACCGCTTCTGGAGGAAAACCCGCTCCAGGAGCCCCAAATTTCACTGTCGGGGAGCTGACGCCAACAGGAACTGGAAGGTCCGGTGGTGCG AAGACGGCGCCTCCCCTCACCCCTGCGATGAAACGTACTGCGGCTCCGGCCCCGAGTCGGAGCCGGAGGTCCGAGCCGTGGCGGCGTTCCTGCGCAGACACAGGAAGCGCGTGAAGGCGTACATCTCCATCCACGCCTACGCGCAGATGATCCTCTACCCGTACTCCTACAAGGCCACGCCCATCCCCAAGCTCAGCTGCGTG GACTCGGCTGCCCGCCGCGCCGCGATGGCGATCTACTCGGCGTACGGTGTGAGGTACCGATACGGACCAGCCTCCAGCACGCTGT ATGTGAGCTCTGGCAGCTCCATGGACTGGGCCTACAAGAACGGAATCTCGTACGCGTTCGCCTTCGAGCTGCGGGACACCGGCTACTTCGGGTTCCTCCTGCCGGAGTCTCTGATCCGGCCCACCTGCACGGAGACCACCAGGGCGGTGAGGGCCATCGCCTCCAGCCTGCTGAAGAAGTGCCGCTGA
- the cpa6 gene encoding carboxypeptidase A6 isoform X1, protein MRFVFILFVSVPCHPPSALWTSTQTSTGRSRICWCSTFFCHCCSWFCRCCMISRTSFCLSVNHYCCFVEFDRTFLRFHSDQVVRISPESPHQVQMVQNLLQTLKQVDLWQPSSVALIQHGSSVDVHVGRSSTQQLKTHLHQEDIYYTVLISDLQAEVEKQTQSGSSRGRRSEVQYDYDVYHSLDEIQSWMMMMNRTHTQLVEMFSVGTSYEGRPLYVLQVGGMRRRPSKPAVWMDCGVHAREWIGPAFCQWFVKEALNSYHYDPVMRRLMNQFNFFIMPVFNVDGYHYSWTTDRFWRKTRSRSPKFHCRGADANRNWKVRWCEDGASPHPCDETYCGSGPESEPEVRAVAAFLRRHRKRVKAYISIHAYAQMILYPYSYKATPIPKLSCVDSAARRAAMAIYSAYGVRYRYGPASSTLYVSSGSSMDWAYKNGISYAFAFELRDTGYFGFLLPESLIRPTCTETTRAVRAIASSLLKKCR, encoded by the exons ATGCGGTTTgtcttcattttatttgtctctgTCCCCTGTCACCCACCCTCTGCTCTCTGGACCTCCACCCAAACCTCCACAGGAAGAAGTAGGATTTGCTGGTGCTCCACCTTCTTCTGTCACTGCTGTTCTTGGTTTTGTAGATGTTGTATGATCTCCAGAActtccttctgtctctctgtgaacCACTACTGCTGTTTTGTGGAATTTGACAGAACTTTCCTGCGATTTCACAGTGATCAGGTGGTCAGAATATCACCAGAATCCCCACACCAGGTCCAGATGGTCCAGAATCTTCTCCAGACTCTCAAG CAGGTGGATCTTTGGCAGCCAAGCAGTGTTGCTCTGATCCAGCATGGCAGTTCAGTGGACGTACACGTGGGGCGGAGCTCCACTCAGCAGCTGAAGACGCATCTACATCAGGAAGACATCTATTATAC GGTGCTCATCTCCGATCTCCAGGCCGAAGTGGAGAAGCAGACACAAAGTGGCTCCAGCAGGGGGCGGCGGTCAGAGGTGCAGTACGACTACGACGTGTATCACTCGCTGGATGAG ATCCAGAgctggatgatgatgatgaacagaACCCATACCCAGCTGGTGGAGATGTTCTCGGTGGGGACGTCATATGAAGGACGTCCTCTCTATGTGCTCCAGGTAGGAG gaaTGAGAAGGCGGCCCAGCAAGCCAGCAGTGTGGATGGACTGTGGGGTTCACGCCCGGGAGTGGATCGGCCCGGCATTCTGCCAGTGGTTTGTTAAAGAA GCACTAAACTCGTATCACTACGACCCTGTGATGAGACGCCTGATGAACCAGTTCAACTTCTTCATCATGCCCGTCTTCAACGTGGACGGTTACCACTACAGCTGGACGACG GACCGCTTCTGGAGGAAAACCCGCTCCAGGAGCCCCAAATTTCACTGTCGGGGAGCTGACGCCAACAGGAACTGGAAGGTCCGGTGGTGCG AAGACGGCGCCTCCCCTCACCCCTGCGATGAAACGTACTGCGGCTCCGGCCCCGAGTCGGAGCCGGAGGTCCGAGCCGTGGCGGCGTTCCTGCGCAGACACAGGAAGCGCGTGAAGGCGTACATCTCCATCCACGCCTACGCGCAGATGATCCTCTACCCGTACTCCTACAAGGCCACGCCCATCCCCAAGCTCAGCTGCGTG GACTCGGCTGCCCGCCGCGCCGCGATGGCGATCTACTCGGCGTACGGTGTGAGGTACCGATACGGACCAGCCTCCAGCACGCTGT ATGTGAGCTCTGGCAGCTCCATGGACTGGGCCTACAAGAACGGAATCTCGTACGCGTTCGCCTTCGAGCTGCGGGACACCGGCTACTTCGGGTTCCTCCTGCCGGAGTCTCTGATCCGGCCCACCTGCACGGAGACCACCAGGGCGGTGAGGGCCATCGCCTCCAGCCTGCTGAAGAAGTGCCGCTGA
- the cpa6 gene encoding carboxypeptidase A6 isoform X7, producing MFDQVVRISPESPHQVQMVQNLLQTLKQVDLWQPSSVALIQHGSSVDVHVGRSSTQQLKTHLHQEDIYYTVLISDLQAEVEKQTQSGSSRGRRSEVQYDYDVYHSLDEIQSWMMMMNRTHTQLVEMFSVGTSYEGRPLYVLQVGGMRRRPSKPAVWMDCGVHAREWIGPAFCQWFVKEALNSYHYDPVMRRLMNQFNFFIMPVFNVDGYHYSWTTDRFWRKTRSRSPKFHCRGADANRNWKVRWCEDGASPHPCDETYCGSGPESEPEVRAVAAFLRRHRKRVKAYISIHAYAQMILYPYSYKATPIPKLSCVDSAARRAAMAIYSAYGVRYRYGPASSTLYVSSGSSMDWAYKNGISYAFAFELRDTGYFGFLLPESLIRPTCTETTRAVRAIASSLLKKCR from the exons ATGTT TGATCAGGTGGTCAGAATATCACCAGAATCCCCACACCAGGTCCAGATGGTCCAGAATCTTCTCCAGACTCTCAAG CAGGTGGATCTTTGGCAGCCAAGCAGTGTTGCTCTGATCCAGCATGGCAGTTCAGTGGACGTACACGTGGGGCGGAGCTCCACTCAGCAGCTGAAGACGCATCTACATCAGGAAGACATCTATTATAC GGTGCTCATCTCCGATCTCCAGGCCGAAGTGGAGAAGCAGACACAAAGTGGCTCCAGCAGGGGGCGGCGGTCAGAGGTGCAGTACGACTACGACGTGTATCACTCGCTGGATGAG ATCCAGAgctggatgatgatgatgaacagaACCCATACCCAGCTGGTGGAGATGTTCTCGGTGGGGACGTCATATGAAGGACGTCCTCTCTATGTGCTCCAGGTAGGAG gaaTGAGAAGGCGGCCCAGCAAGCCAGCAGTGTGGATGGACTGTGGGGTTCACGCCCGGGAGTGGATCGGCCCGGCATTCTGCCAGTGGTTTGTTAAAGAA GCACTAAACTCGTATCACTACGACCCTGTGATGAGACGCCTGATGAACCAGTTCAACTTCTTCATCATGCCCGTCTTCAACGTGGACGGTTACCACTACAGCTGGACGACG GACCGCTTCTGGAGGAAAACCCGCTCCAGGAGCCCCAAATTTCACTGTCGGGGAGCTGACGCCAACAGGAACTGGAAGGTCCGGTGGTGCG AAGACGGCGCCTCCCCTCACCCCTGCGATGAAACGTACTGCGGCTCCGGCCCCGAGTCGGAGCCGGAGGTCCGAGCCGTGGCGGCGTTCCTGCGCAGACACAGGAAGCGCGTGAAGGCGTACATCTCCATCCACGCCTACGCGCAGATGATCCTCTACCCGTACTCCTACAAGGCCACGCCCATCCCCAAGCTCAGCTGCGTG GACTCGGCTGCCCGCCGCGCCGCGATGGCGATCTACTCGGCGTACGGTGTGAGGTACCGATACGGACCAGCCTCCAGCACGCTGT ATGTGAGCTCTGGCAGCTCCATGGACTGGGCCTACAAGAACGGAATCTCGTACGCGTTCGCCTTCGAGCTGCGGGACACCGGCTACTTCGGGTTCCTCCTGCCGGAGTCTCTGATCCGGCCCACCTGCACGGAGACCACCAGGGCGGTGAGGGCCATCGCCTCCAGCCTGCTGAAGAAGTGCCGCTGA
- the cpa6 gene encoding carboxypeptidase A6 isoform X4 → MSVGPGLVLLLLGSVSRPVRGSAYSSRYSGDQVVRISPESPHQVQMVQNLLQTLKQVDLWQPSSVALIQHGSSVDVHVGRSSTQQLKTHLHQEDIYYTVLISDLQAEVEKQTQSGSSRGRRSEVQYDYDVYHSLDEIQSWMMMMNRTHTQLVEMFSVGTSYEGRPLYVLQVGGMRRRPSKPAVWMDCGVHAREWIGPAFCQWFVKEALNSYHYDPVMRRLMNQFNFFIMPVFNVDGYHYSWTTDRFWRKTRSRSPKFHCRGADANRNWKVRWCEDGASPHPCDETYCGSGPESEPEVRAVAAFLRRHRKRVKAYISIHAYAQMILYPYSYKATPIPKLSCVDSAARRAAMAIYSAYGVRYRYGPASSTLYVSSGSSMDWAYKNGISYAFAFELRDTGYFGFLLPESLIRPTCTETTRAVRAIASSLLKKCR, encoded by the exons ATGAGTGTCGGTCCCGGACTGGTTCTGCTGCTCCTGGGCTCCGTCTCGCGTCCCGTCCGGGGCTCCGCCTACAGCAGCCGCTACTCGGG TGATCAGGTGGTCAGAATATCACCAGAATCCCCACACCAGGTCCAGATGGTCCAGAATCTTCTCCAGACTCTCAAG CAGGTGGATCTTTGGCAGCCAAGCAGTGTTGCTCTGATCCAGCATGGCAGTTCAGTGGACGTACACGTGGGGCGGAGCTCCACTCAGCAGCTGAAGACGCATCTACATCAGGAAGACATCTATTATAC GGTGCTCATCTCCGATCTCCAGGCCGAAGTGGAGAAGCAGACACAAAGTGGCTCCAGCAGGGGGCGGCGGTCAGAGGTGCAGTACGACTACGACGTGTATCACTCGCTGGATGAG ATCCAGAgctggatgatgatgatgaacagaACCCATACCCAGCTGGTGGAGATGTTCTCGGTGGGGACGTCATATGAAGGACGTCCTCTCTATGTGCTCCAGGTAGGAG gaaTGAGAAGGCGGCCCAGCAAGCCAGCAGTGTGGATGGACTGTGGGGTTCACGCCCGGGAGTGGATCGGCCCGGCATTCTGCCAGTGGTTTGTTAAAGAA GCACTAAACTCGTATCACTACGACCCTGTGATGAGACGCCTGATGAACCAGTTCAACTTCTTCATCATGCCCGTCTTCAACGTGGACGGTTACCACTACAGCTGGACGACG GACCGCTTCTGGAGGAAAACCCGCTCCAGGAGCCCCAAATTTCACTGTCGGGGAGCTGACGCCAACAGGAACTGGAAGGTCCGGTGGTGCG AAGACGGCGCCTCCCCTCACCCCTGCGATGAAACGTACTGCGGCTCCGGCCCCGAGTCGGAGCCGGAGGTCCGAGCCGTGGCGGCGTTCCTGCGCAGACACAGGAAGCGCGTGAAGGCGTACATCTCCATCCACGCCTACGCGCAGATGATCCTCTACCCGTACTCCTACAAGGCCACGCCCATCCCCAAGCTCAGCTGCGTG GACTCGGCTGCCCGCCGCGCCGCGATGGCGATCTACTCGGCGTACGGTGTGAGGTACCGATACGGACCAGCCTCCAGCACGCTGT ATGTGAGCTCTGGCAGCTCCATGGACTGGGCCTACAAGAACGGAATCTCGTACGCGTTCGCCTTCGAGCTGCGGGACACCGGCTACTTCGGGTTCCTCCTGCCGGAGTCTCTGATCCGGCCCACCTGCACGGAGACCACCAGGGCGGTGAGGGCCATCGCCTCCAGCCTGCTGAAGAAGTGCCGCTGA
- the cpa6 gene encoding carboxypeptidase A6 isoform X6, translating to MSVGPGLVLLLLGSVSRPVRGSAYSSRYSGDQVVRISPESPHQVQMVQNLLQTLKVDLWQPSSVALIQHGSSVDVHVGRSSTQQLKTHLHQEDIYYTVLISDLQAEVEKQTQSGSSRGRRSEVQYDYDVYHSLDEIQSWMMMMNRTHTQLVEMFSVGTSYEGRPLYVLQVGGMRRRPSKPAVWMDCGVHAREWIGPAFCQWFVKEALNSYHYDPVMRRLMNQFNFFIMPVFNVDGYHYSWTTDRFWRKTRSRSPKFHCRGADANRNWKVRWCEDGASPHPCDETYCGSGPESEPEVRAVAAFLRRHRKRVKAYISIHAYAQMILYPYSYKATPIPKLSCVDSAARRAAMAIYSAYGVRYRYGPASSTLYVSSGSSMDWAYKNGISYAFAFELRDTGYFGFLLPESLIRPTCTETTRAVRAIASSLLKKCR from the exons ATGAGTGTCGGTCCCGGACTGGTTCTGCTGCTCCTGGGCTCCGTCTCGCGTCCCGTCCGGGGCTCCGCCTACAGCAGCCGCTACTCGGG TGATCAGGTGGTCAGAATATCACCAGAATCCCCACACCAGGTCCAGATGGTCCAGAATCTTCTCCAGACTCTCAAG GTGGATCTTTGGCAGCCAAGCAGTGTTGCTCTGATCCAGCATGGCAGTTCAGTGGACGTACACGTGGGGCGGAGCTCCACTCAGCAGCTGAAGACGCATCTACATCAGGAAGACATCTATTATAC GGTGCTCATCTCCGATCTCCAGGCCGAAGTGGAGAAGCAGACACAAAGTGGCTCCAGCAGGGGGCGGCGGTCAGAGGTGCAGTACGACTACGACGTGTATCACTCGCTGGATGAG ATCCAGAgctggatgatgatgatgaacagaACCCATACCCAGCTGGTGGAGATGTTCTCGGTGGGGACGTCATATGAAGGACGTCCTCTCTATGTGCTCCAGGTAGGAG gaaTGAGAAGGCGGCCCAGCAAGCCAGCAGTGTGGATGGACTGTGGGGTTCACGCCCGGGAGTGGATCGGCCCGGCATTCTGCCAGTGGTTTGTTAAAGAA GCACTAAACTCGTATCACTACGACCCTGTGATGAGACGCCTGATGAACCAGTTCAACTTCTTCATCATGCCCGTCTTCAACGTGGACGGTTACCACTACAGCTGGACGACG GACCGCTTCTGGAGGAAAACCCGCTCCAGGAGCCCCAAATTTCACTGTCGGGGAGCTGACGCCAACAGGAACTGGAAGGTCCGGTGGTGCG AAGACGGCGCCTCCCCTCACCCCTGCGATGAAACGTACTGCGGCTCCGGCCCCGAGTCGGAGCCGGAGGTCCGAGCCGTGGCGGCGTTCCTGCGCAGACACAGGAAGCGCGTGAAGGCGTACATCTCCATCCACGCCTACGCGCAGATGATCCTCTACCCGTACTCCTACAAGGCCACGCCCATCCCCAAGCTCAGCTGCGTG GACTCGGCTGCCCGCCGCGCCGCGATGGCGATCTACTCGGCGTACGGTGTGAGGTACCGATACGGACCAGCCTCCAGCACGCTGT ATGTGAGCTCTGGCAGCTCCATGGACTGGGCCTACAAGAACGGAATCTCGTACGCGTTCGCCTTCGAGCTGCGGGACACCGGCTACTTCGGGTTCCTCCTGCCGGAGTCTCTGATCCGGCCCACCTGCACGGAGACCACCAGGGCGGTGAGGGCCATCGCCTCCAGCCTGCTGAAGAAGTGCCGCTGA
- the cpa6 gene encoding carboxypeptidase A6 isoform X3 translates to MRFVFILFVSVPCHPPSALWTSTQTSTGRSRICWCSTFFCHCCSWFCRCCMISRTSFCLSVNHYCCFVEFDRTFLRFHSDQVVRISPESPHQVQMVQNLLQTLKQVDLWQPSSVALIQHGSSVDVHVGRSSTQQLKTHLHQEDIYYTVLISDLQAEVEKQTQSGSSRGRRSEVQYDYDVYHSLDEIQSWMMMMNRTHTQLVEMFSVGTSYEGRPLYVLQVGGMRRRPSKPAVWMDCGVHAREWIGPAFCQWFVKEALNSYHYDPVMRRLMNQFNFFIMPVFNVDGYHYSWTTDRFWRKTRSRSPKFHCRGADANRNWKVRWCDGASPHPCDETYCGSGPESEPEVRAVAAFLRRHRKRVKAYISIHAYAQMILYPYSYKATPIPKLSCVDSAARRAAMAIYSAYGVRYRYGPASSTLYVSSGSSMDWAYKNGISYAFAFELRDTGYFGFLLPESLIRPTCTETTRAVRAIASSLLKKCR, encoded by the exons ATGCGGTTTgtcttcattttatttgtctctgTCCCCTGTCACCCACCCTCTGCTCTCTGGACCTCCACCCAAACCTCCACAGGAAGAAGTAGGATTTGCTGGTGCTCCACCTTCTTCTGTCACTGCTGTTCTTGGTTTTGTAGATGTTGTATGATCTCCAGAActtccttctgtctctctgtgaacCACTACTGCTGTTTTGTGGAATTTGACAGAACTTTCCTGCGATTTCACAGTGATCAGGTGGTCAGAATATCACCAGAATCCCCACACCAGGTCCAGATGGTCCAGAATCTTCTCCAGACTCTCAAG CAGGTGGATCTTTGGCAGCCAAGCAGTGTTGCTCTGATCCAGCATGGCAGTTCAGTGGACGTACACGTGGGGCGGAGCTCCACTCAGCAGCTGAAGACGCATCTACATCAGGAAGACATCTATTATAC GGTGCTCATCTCCGATCTCCAGGCCGAAGTGGAGAAGCAGACACAAAGTGGCTCCAGCAGGGGGCGGCGGTCAGAGGTGCAGTACGACTACGACGTGTATCACTCGCTGGATGAG ATCCAGAgctggatgatgatgatgaacagaACCCATACCCAGCTGGTGGAGATGTTCTCGGTGGGGACGTCATATGAAGGACGTCCTCTCTATGTGCTCCAGGTAGGAG gaaTGAGAAGGCGGCCCAGCAAGCCAGCAGTGTGGATGGACTGTGGGGTTCACGCCCGGGAGTGGATCGGCCCGGCATTCTGCCAGTGGTTTGTTAAAGAA GCACTAAACTCGTATCACTACGACCCTGTGATGAGACGCCTGATGAACCAGTTCAACTTCTTCATCATGCCCGTCTTCAACGTGGACGGTTACCACTACAGCTGGACGACG GACCGCTTCTGGAGGAAAACCCGCTCCAGGAGCCCCAAATTTCACTGTCGGGGAGCTGACGCCAACAGGAACTGGAAGGTCCGGTGGTGCG ACGGCGCCTCCCCTCACCCCTGCGATGAAACGTACTGCGGCTCCGGCCCCGAGTCGGAGCCGGAGGTCCGAGCCGTGGCGGCGTTCCTGCGCAGACACAGGAAGCGCGTGAAGGCGTACATCTCCATCCACGCCTACGCGCAGATGATCCTCTACCCGTACTCCTACAAGGCCACGCCCATCCCCAAGCTCAGCTGCGTG GACTCGGCTGCCCGCCGCGCCGCGATGGCGATCTACTCGGCGTACGGTGTGAGGTACCGATACGGACCAGCCTCCAGCACGCTGT ATGTGAGCTCTGGCAGCTCCATGGACTGGGCCTACAAGAACGGAATCTCGTACGCGTTCGCCTTCGAGCTGCGGGACACCGGCTACTTCGGGTTCCTCCTGCCGGAGTCTCTGATCCGGCCCACCTGCACGGAGACCACCAGGGCGGTGAGGGCCATCGCCTCCAGCCTGCTGAAGAAGTGCCGCTGA